One genomic region from Bacillus rossius redtenbacheri isolate Brsri chromosome 6, Brsri_v3, whole genome shotgun sequence encodes:
- the LOC134533361 gene encoding collagen alpha-1(III) chain-like yields the protein MDPFLLVAAPRDGGTPPSSHDTPPCSRKGTAALRHKGISVLCRRAALRDSTPPLNSEGRAALRHAAPKGRRGSTTQLQGMAAHSDVAQKESGGTPPRSPEGWRHTATQTRGTAGAPRDGGSPEGWRHTATQTRGTAGAPRDGGTTATQTRGTAAAPRDGGSPEGRRHDRHADPRDGGSPEGRRQPRGTAAAPRDGGTTATQTRGTAAAPRDGGSPEGWRHTATQTRGTAAAPRDGGSPEGWRHTATQTRGTAGAPRDGGSPEGRRHDRHADPRDGGSPEGRRQPRGMAAHRHADPRDGGSPEGWRHTATQTRGTAGAPRGGGSPEGRRHDRHADPRDGGSPEGRRQPRGTAAAPRDGGTTATQTRGTAAAPRDGGSPEGWRHTATQTRGTAAAPRDGGSPEGRRHDRHADPRDGGSPEGWRHTATQTRGTAAAPRDGAPRDGGSPEGRRQPRGTAAAPRDGGTTATQTRGTAAAPRDGGSPEGWRHTATQTRGTAAAPRDGGSPEGRRHDRHADPRDGGSPEGWRHTATQTRGTAAAPRDGGTTATQTRGTAAAPRDGGSPEGRRQPRGTAAAPRDGGSPEGRRQPRGTAAAPRDGGTTATQTRGTAAAPRDGGSPEGWRHTATQTRGTAEAPRDGGSPEGWRHTATQTRGTAGAPRDGGSPEGRRHDRHGAPRDGGSPEGRRHDRHADPRDGGTTATQTRGTAAAPRDGGSPEGWRHTATQTRGTAGAPRDGGSPEGWRHTATQTRGTAGAPRDGGSPEGRRHDRHADPRDGGSPEGRRQPRGTAAAPRDGGTTATQTRGTAAAPRDGGSPEGWRHTATQTRGTAAAPRDGGSPEGRRHDRHADPRDGGSPEGWRHTATQTRGTAAAPRDGGTTATQTQGTAAAPRDGGTPPRRPEGRRQPRGTAAAPRDGGTTATQTRGTAAAPRDGGSPEGRRQPRGTEARPPRRPEGRRQPRGTAAAPRDGGSPEGRRHDRHADPRDGGSPEGRRQPRGMAAHRHADPRDGGSPEGRRQPRGTEARPPRRPKGWRHTLL from the exons ATGGATCCATTTCTTTTAGTCGCAGCCCCGAGGGACGGCGGCACACCACCAAGCAGTCACGACACACCTCCATGCAGCCGCAAAGGGACGGCTGCACTCCGCCACAAAGGTATTTCGGTGCTCTGCCGCAGA GCAGCCCTGAGAGACAGCACTCCGCCACTCAACAGCGAAGGCAGGGCGGCGCTCCGCCACGCAGCCCCGAAGGGACGGCGGGGCTCCACCACGCAGCTGCAGGGGATGGCAGCACACAGTGATGTTGCCCAGAAGGAGAGCG GCGGCACACCGCCACGCAGCCCCGAGGGATGGCGGCACACCGCCACGCAGACCCGAGGGACGGCGGGAGCCCCGAGGGACGGCGGCAGCCCCGAGGGATGGCGGCACACCGCCACGCAGACCCGAGGGACGGCGGGAGCCCCGAGGGACGGAGGCACGACCGCCACGCAGACCCGAGGGACGGCGGCAGCACCGAGGGACGGCGGCAGCCCCGAGGGACGGAGGCACGACCGCCACGCAGACCCGAGGGACGGCGGCAGCCCCGAGGGACGGCGGCAGCCCCGAGGGACGGCGGCAGCCCCGAGGGACGGAGGCACGACCGCCACGCAGACCCGAGGGACGGCGGCAGCCCCGAGGGACGGCGGCAGCCCCGAGGGATGGCGGCACACCGCCACGCAGACCCGAGGGACGGCGGCAGCCCCGAGGGACGGCGGCAGCCCCGAGGGATGGCGGCACACCGCCACGCAGACCCGAGGGACGGCGGGAGCCCCGAGGGACGGCGGCAGCCCCGAGGGACGGAGGCACGACCGCCACGCAGACCCGAGGGACGGCGGCAGCCCCGAGGGACGGCGGCAGCCCCGAGGGATGGCGGCACACCGCCACGCAGACCCGAGGGACGGCGGGAGCCCCGAGGGATGGCGGCACACCGCCACGCAGACCCGAGGGACGGCGGGAGCCCCGAGGGGCGGCGGCAGCCCCGAGGGACGGAGGCACGACCGCCACGCAGACCCGAGGGACGGCGGCAGCCCCGAGGGACGGCGGCAGCCCCGAGGGACGGCGGCAGCCCCGAGGGACGGAGGCACGACCGCCACGCAGACCCGAGGGACGGCGGCAGCCCCGAGGGACGGCGGCAGCCCCGAGGGATGGCGGCACACCGCCACGCAGACCCGAGGGACGGCGGCAGCCCCGAGGGACGGCGGCAGCCCCGAGGGACGGAGGCACGACCGCCACGCAGACCCGAGGGACGGCGGCAGCCCCGAGGGATGGCGGCACACCGCCACGCAGACCCGAGGGACGGCGGCAGCCCCGAGGGACGGAG CCCCGAGGGACGGCGGCAGCCCCGAGGGACGGCGGCAGCCCCGAGGGACGGCGGCAGCCCCGAGGGACGGAGGCACGACCGCCACGCAGACCCGAGGGACGGCGGCAGCCCCGAGGGACGGCGGCAGCCCCGAGGGATGGCGGCACACCGCCACGCAGACCCGAGGGACGGCGGCAGCCCCGAGGGACGGCGGCAGCCCCGAGGGACGGAGGCACGACCGCCACGCAGACCCGAGGGACGGCGGCAGCCCCGAGGGATGGCGGCACACCGCCACGCAGACCCGAGGGACGGCGGCAGCCCCGAGGGACGGAGGCACGACCGCCACGCAGACCCGAGGGACGGCGGCAGCCCCGAGGGACGGCGGCAGCCCCGAGGGACGGCGGCAGCCCCGAGGGACGGCGGCAGCCCCGAGGGACGGCGGCAGCCCCGAGGGACGGCGGCAGCCCCGAGGGACGGCGGCAGCCCCGAGGGACGGAGGCACGACCGCCACGCAGACCCGAGGGACGGCGGCAGCCCCGAGGGACGGCGGCAGCCCCGAGGGATGGCGGCACACCGCCACGCAGACCCGAGGGACGGCGGAAGCCCCGAGGGACGGCGGCAGCCCCGAGGGATGGCGGCACACCGCCACGCAGACCCGAGGGACGGCGGGAGCCCCGAGGGACGGCGGCAGCCCCGAGGGACGGAGGCACGACCGCCACGGAGCCCCGAGGGACGGCGGCAGCCCCGAGGGACGGAGGCACGACCGCCACGCAGACCCGAGGGACGGAGGCACGACCGCCACGCAGACCCGAGGGACGGCGGCAGCCCCGAGGGACGGCGGCAGCCCCGAGGGATGGCGGCACACCGCCACGCAGACCCGAGGGACGGCGGGAGCCCCGAGGGACGGCGGCAGCCCCGAGGGATGGCGGCACACCGCCACGCAGACCCGAGGGACGGCGGGAGCCCCGAGGGACGGCGGCAGCCCCGAGGGACGGAGGCACGACCGCCACGCAGACCCGAGGGACGGCGGCAGCCCCGAGGGACGGCGGCAGCCCCGAGGGACGGCGGCAGCCCCGAGGGACGGAGGCACGACCGCCACGCAGACCCGAGGGACGGCGGCAGCCCCGAGGGACGGCGGCAGCCCCGAGGGATGGCGGCACACCGCCACGCAGACCCGAGGGACGGCGGCAGCCCCGAGGGACGGCGGCAGCCCCGAGGGACGGAGGCACGACCGCCACGCAGACCCAAGGGACGGCGGCAGCCCCGAGGGATGGCGGCACACCGCCACGCAGACCCGAGGGACGGCGGCAGCCCCGAGGGACGGAGGCACGACCGCCACGCAGACCCAAGGGACGGCGGCAGCCCCGAGGGATGGCGGCACACCGCCACGCAGACCCGAGGGACGGCGGCAGCCCCGAGGGACGGCGGCAGCCCCGAGGGACGGAGGCACGACCGCCACGCAGACCCGAGGGACGGCGGCAGCCCCGAGGGACGGCGGGAGCCCCGAGGGACGGCGGCAGCCCCGAGGGACGGAGGCACGACCGCCACGCAGACCCGAGGGACGGCGGCAGCCCCGAGGGACGGCGGCAGCCCCGAGGGACGGCGGCAGCCCCGAGGGACGGAGGCACGACCGCCACGCAGACCCGAGGGACGGCGGCAGCCCCGAGGGACGGCGGCAGCCCCGAGGGATGGCGGCACACCGCCACGCAGACCCGAGGGACGGCGGCAGCCCCGAGGGACGGCGGCAGCCCCGAGGGACGGAGGCACGACCGCCACGCAGACCCAAGGGATGGCGGCACACATTGTTGTAG